A segment of the Eptesicus fuscus isolate TK198812 chromosome 9, DD_ASM_mEF_20220401, whole genome shotgun sequence genome:
GCTGAGGAATGGCTACACAGATTTTTGGGAGAGAACTTTTAAATTTCCAattctttttgtcttcttttacCTATTATAGGATGGTTTTAATAGTTTTAATAGTTGTTGAGATGCGACCATCTGAAATGGTCACTCTCCTTTTTTATGGTAATGGATGAAATAGTTGAATTACATGAATAATTGGGAAAGGAAATGTCCtgattgtttatttttgtgtttagtttagttgtgtttttttttcttcttccacagAATAATGCATATACTGCCATGTCAGATTCCTACCTACCTAGTTACTACAGTCCCTCCATTGGCTTCTCCTATTCTTTGGGTGAAGCTGCTTGGTCTACTGGGGGTGACACAGCCATGCCCTATCTGACTTCTTATGGACAGCTGAGCAACGGAGAGCCTCACTTCCTACCAGATGCCATGTTTGGACAACCAGGAGCCCTTGGTAGCACTCCGTTTCTTGGTCAGCATGGTTTTAACTTCTTTCCCAGTGGTATTGACTTCTCAGCTTGGGGAAATAACAGTTCTCAGGGACAGTCTACTCAGAGCTCTGGATATAGTAGCAATTATGCTTATGCACCTAGCTCCTTAGGTGGAGCCATGATTGATGGACAGTCCGCTTTCGCCAGTGAGACCCTCAATAAAGCTCCTGGCATGAATACTATAGACCAAGGGATGGCAGCACTGAAGTTGAGTAGCACAGAAGTTGCAAGCAATGTTCCAAAAGTTGTAGGCTCTGCTGTTGGTAGTGGGTCCATTACTAGTAACATTGTGGCTTCTAATAGTTTGCCTCCAGCTACCATTGCTCCTCCAAAACCAGCATCTTGGGCTGATATTGCTAGCAAGCCTGCTAAACAGCAACCTAAGTTGAAGACAAAGAATGGCATTGCAGGGTCAAGTCTTCCACCACCCCCAATAAAGCATAACATGGATATTGGAACTTGGGATAACAAGGGTCCTGTGGCAAAAGCCCCCTCACAGGCTTTGGTTCAGAATATAGGTCAGCAGCCAACCCAGGGGTCTCCCCAGCCTGTTGGTCAACAGGCTAACAATAGCCCACCAGTGGCTCAAGCATCAGTAGGGCAACAGACACAGCCattgcccccacctccaccacagcCTGCCCAGCTCTCAGTCCAACAACAGGCAGCTCAGCCAAC
Coding sequences within it:
- the YTHDF2 gene encoding LOW QUALITY PROTEIN: YTH domain-containing family protein 2 (The sequence of the model RefSeq protein was modified relative to this genomic sequence to represent the inferred CDS: inserted 1 base in 1 codon), which codes for MSASSLLEQRPKGQGNKVQNGSVHQKDGLNDDDFEPYLSPQARPNNAYTAMSDSYLPSYYSPSIGFSYSLGEAAWSTGGDTAMPYLTSYGQLSNGEPHFLPDAMFGQPGALGSTPFLGQHGFNFFPSGIDFSAWGNNSSQGQSTQSSGYSSNYAYAPSSLGGAMIDGQSAFASETLNKAPGMNTIDQGMAALKLSSTEVASNVPKVVGSAVGSGSITSNIVASNSLPPATIAPPKPASWADIASKPAKQQPKLKTKNGIAGSSLPPPPIKHNMDIGTWDNKGPVAKAPSQALVQNIGQQPTQGSPQPVGQQANNSPPVAQASVGQQTQPLPPPPPQPAQLSVQQQAAQPTRWVAPRNRGSGFGHNGVDGNGVGQSQAGSGSTPSEPHPVLEKLRSINNYNPKDFDWNLKHGRVFIIKSYSEDDIHRSIKYNIWCSTEHGNKRLDAAYRSMNGKGPVYLLFSVNGSGHFCGVAEMKSAVDYNTCAGVWSQDKWKGRFDVRWIFVKDVPNSQLRHIRLENNENKPVTNSRDTQEVPLEKAKQVLKIIASYKHTTSIFDDFSHYEKRXRGRRKC